The sequence ATTGATTCAGTCCCTCTGCGACCTCTGCGCCCTCTGCGTGAGACCATCAGTTCAGGGTTTCGCGTAGACGACTCGGCCGCCGACGACGGTCATCACCGGCTCGGCGTCCAGGATCTCGCGCTCGGGGATGGCGAGCAGGTCGGCGGACCAGACTACGAAGTCGGCCAGCATCCCCGGGCGCAGCATCCCCTTCACCCGCTCCTGCCACTCGCCGTACGCGGGCGCGGCGGTGTAGAGGCGGATGGCCTCCTCGCGCGTCAGCCGCTGCTCGGGCATCCACCCGCCCGGCGGCACCCCCGGCTGCTCGCGGCTCTGCCGCGTGACGGCGGAGTAGATCCCCTCCACCGGGCGGATCGGCTCCACGGGAAAGTCGGTGCCGAAGATCACCGTCGCCCCCGCGTTCAGCAGCGTGCGCCAGACGTACGCGCCCTGCACCGCGCGCTGGTGGCCGATGCGCGTCTCCGCCCAGCGCATGTCGCTGGTGGCGTGCGTGGGCTGCATCGACGCGATCACGCCGAGCTGCCTGAAGCGGGGGATGTCGCCCGGCGCCAGCACCTGCGCGTGCTCGATGCGGTGGCGGCGCGCGTGCGGCGGGTTCACGCGCGCGGCCCGCTCGAAGGCGTCCAGCGCCTGACGGTTAGCCGCGTCGCCGATGGCGTGCAGGATCACCTGCAGCCCCGCCGCGTCGGCCTCCGCCACGAGCGAGTCCAGCTGCGCGTCGGTGTAGCGCGCCAGCCCGCGCGTGTGCGGGTCGTCGCTGAACGGCTCCAGCATGTACGCGGTCCGCGAGCCCAGCGTGCCGTCCGCGTACCCCTTCACCATCCCCAGCCGCAGCCACTCGTCCCCATAGCCGGCGCGGATCCCCAGCCGCCGGAAGCCGCCGATCACCTCGCGGTTCAGCGGAAACCAGACGTACATCCGCACGGTGAGCGAATCGGCGCGCTCCAGCTCCTGCATCACCCGGAACGACGCGGGGAGCGCCGGATCGACGTCGGTGGAGCTGCCCGCGACGATCGGCGAGACGTCCGTCTGCACGCTGGTGACGCCCGTACGCGCCGCCAGCTCCATCGCCGCGACGATCTGGCGGCGGATGGTGGCGGGGGAGGG is a genomic window of Longimicrobium sp. containing:
- a CDS encoding amidohydrolase encodes the protein SAALRIAGVTRATVAPSGGEVVKDPRTGEPTGILKEDPARNLVTTKVPSPSPATIRRQIVAAMELAARTGVTSVQTDVSPIVAGSSTDVDPALPASFRVMQELERADSLTVRMYVWFPLNREVIGGFRRLGIRAGYGDEWLRLGMVKGYADGTLGSRTAYMLEPFSDDPHTRGLARYTDAQLDSLVAEADAAGLQVILHAIGDAANRQALDAFERAARVNPPHARRHRIEHAQVLAPGDIPRFRQLGVIASMQPTHATSDMRWAETRIGHQRAVQGAYVWRTLLNAGATVIFGTDFPVEPIRPVEGIYSAVTRQSREQPGVPPGGWMPEQRLTREEAIRLYTAAPAYGEWQERVKGMLRPGMLADFVVWSADLLAIPEREILDAEPVMTVVGGRVVYAKP